A genomic region of Herbaspirillum sp. DW155 contains the following coding sequences:
- a CDS encoding cation:proton antiporter, translating to MEWALPSFTLAQTLQWNALLVFGGLLLFGLIAGYVVSKSPWVPRITGYLLVGFLLGTGGFNLLSGEVLKVTNIFADIAVALVVYQLGRYVDIGWLRREKWLMITVGVSAVLCFGFVSVALSWFGTDSVMALLGGVMAIATAPAVVLVVLRDLKAEGQVTRRLAAMTALNNFVAVLAAYALLPVIAHEAGTPVWTLIQHTLYSLVGSAILAYLTYWLMMPLARLLGRESSSQFVLVISVIALAIGVAHALHLPVMLSMLIFAILSKNLDRQFDLMELEFGVANELFIVMLFVTVGASMKLSDLSLLGFSVLILIAARFLAMGLGIFLFARFARMNWRQAGLLTLGTLPMTEVGVGLMQTVSSLYPHTTANVLPLLAGSMVVLEFLGPVATQFALIKSGESGRE from the coding sequence ATGGAGTGGGCTCTTCCGTCGTTCACCCTCGCACAGACGCTGCAATGGAATGCCCTGCTGGTATTCGGCGGCCTGCTGCTCTTCGGGCTGATCGCGGGCTACGTTGTTTCCAAGTCCCCTTGGGTGCCACGCATCACGGGGTATCTGCTGGTCGGTTTCCTGCTGGGCACGGGTGGCTTCAATCTGCTTTCCGGTGAAGTCCTCAAGGTCACCAACATCTTCGCTGACATTGCCGTAGCGCTGGTGGTCTATCAGTTGGGCCGCTATGTGGACATCGGCTGGCTGCGCCGCGAAAAATGGCTGATGATCACCGTGGGCGTGTCGGCCGTGCTGTGTTTCGGTTTCGTCAGTGTCGCATTGAGCTGGTTCGGTACCGATTCGGTGATGGCGCTGCTGGGTGGCGTGATGGCCATCGCGACCGCCCCGGCCGTGGTGCTGGTGGTGCTGCGCGACCTCAAGGCCGAAGGCCAGGTCACGCGCCGTCTGGCTGCCATGACGGCACTCAACAATTTCGTCGCCGTGCTGGCCGCTTATGCACTCTTGCCGGTCATCGCGCATGAGGCAGGTACGCCCGTCTGGACGCTGATCCAGCACACGCTGTATTCGCTGGTCGGCTCGGCCATTCTGGCCTATCTGACCTATTGGCTGATGATGCCGCTGGCGCGCCTGCTGGGCCGTGAGAGCAGTTCGCAATTCGTGCTGGTGATCTCGGTGATCGCACTGGCCATCGGCGTGGCGCATGCGCTGCATCTGCCGGTGATGCTGTCCATGCTGATCTTCGCCATTCTCTCCAAGAACCTGGATCGCCAGTTCGATCTGATGGAGCTGGAGTTCGGCGTGGCCAATGAATTGTTCATCGTGATGCTCTTCGTCACGGTGGGTGCGTCGATGAAGCTGTCGGACCTGAGCCTGCTCGGTTTCTCGGTCTTGATCCTGATCGCGGCGCGCTTTCTGGCCATGGGGCTGGGCATCTTCCTGTTTGCCCGCTTTGCGCGCATGAACTGGCGTCAGGCCGGCCTGCTTACGCTGGGCACCCTGCCCATGACCGAGGTCGGCGTGGGGCTGATGCAAACGGTTTCGTCGCTGTACCCGCACACCACGGCCAATGTCTTGCCGCTGCTGGCGGGCAGCATGGTGGTCCTGGAATTCCTGGGGCCGGTGGCAACCCAGTTTGCCTTGATCAAATCTGGAGAGAGTGGACGCGAATGA
- a CDS encoding YbdK family carboxylate-amine ligase, which produces MTTETLIRNEHDAPASQAHVAGPQGSAGILPFGSSTPFTMGIELELQLVNRRNYNLASDAVDLLNWIEPRDLKKQIKLEMTQGMIELNSGIHTRVDELIEELKGLRAALNKGAQYLNIDVSGGGAHPFQHWNEQRITPSERFHYLHEKYGYLAKTFTVFGQHIHIGVENGDDALYLTHGFSRYVPHFIALSAASPFYQGADTRFESSRSNVVRAFPLSGTAPVHTTWAEFETYYDELHQMGIIASMKDFYWDIRPKPEYGTVEIRVCDTPLTIEHAAHLGAYAQLLARWILTERPFVVGDDFYLLYQFNRFEASRFGLNGQLALHGATPSQSRKLPIYEHLLQQLQLLEPYVANEAEQQTITRLRRIAHDRLSDAGWLRQMFAQRGSLNDMMRLSSELWMGVEPPPYFQ; this is translated from the coding sequence ATGACTACCGAGACACTGATCCGCAACGAACATGACGCCCCCGCCAGCCAGGCCCACGTGGCCGGCCCGCAGGGCAGCGCCGGCATTTTGCCGTTCGGTTCTTCCACGCCCTTTACCATGGGCATCGAGCTGGAACTGCAACTGGTCAATCGCCGCAACTACAACCTGGCCAGTGATGCGGTGGACCTGCTGAACTGGATCGAGCCGCGCGACCTGAAAAAGCAGATCAAGCTGGAAATGACGCAGGGCATGATCGAGCTGAACTCCGGCATCCATACCCGCGTCGATGAACTGATCGAGGAACTGAAGGGCTTGCGCGCGGCCCTGAACAAGGGCGCGCAGTATCTCAACATCGACGTCTCCGGCGGCGGTGCGCATCCCTTCCAGCACTGGAACGAGCAGCGCATCACGCCCAGCGAGCGCTTCCATTACCTGCACGAGAAATACGGCTACCTGGCCAAGACCTTCACCGTCTTCGGTCAGCACATCCACATCGGCGTGGAGAATGGCGATGATGCGCTGTATCTCACGCACGGCTTCTCGCGCTACGTGCCGCACTTCATTGCGCTGTCGGCGGCGTCGCCGTTCTATCAGGGCGCCGATACCCGATTCGAGTCCTCGCGCAGCAATGTGGTACGCGCTTTTCCGCTCTCGGGCACGGCACCGGTGCATACCACCTGGGCCGAGTTCGAGACGTATTACGATGAATTGCATCAGATGGGCATCATCGCCAGCATGAAGGATTTCTATTGGGATATCCGCCCCAAGCCCGAGTATGGCACCGTCGAAATCCGCGTCTGCGATACGCCGCTGACCATCGAGCATGCCGCGCACCTGGGTGCCTATGCACAACTGCTGGCGCGCTGGATACTGACCGAGCGGCCCTTCGTGGTGGGCGACGATTTCTATCTGCTGTATCAGTTCAATCGTTTCGAGGCCAGCCGCTTCGGGCTCAATGGTCAGCTGGCGCTGCATGGTGCCACGCCGTCGCAATCGCGCAAGCTGCCCATCTATGAGCATCTGCTGCAGCAGTTGCAGTTGCTGGAGCCTTACGTGGCCAATGAAGCGGAACAGCAGACCATCACGCGCCTGCGGCGCATTGCGCATGATCGCTTGTCCGATGCGGGCTGGTTGCGGCAGATGTTTGCGCAGCGTGGTTCGCTCAATGACATGATGCGGCTGTCGTCGGAATTGTGGATGGGTGTGGAGCCGCCGCCTTATTTTCAATAA
- a CDS encoding NAD(P)/FAD-dependent oxidoreductase, translating into MSKNNPDHFDVAIIGAGAAGMMCAAVAGQRGRRVVLIDHAGKLAEKIRISGGGRCNFTNVGAGPQHYLSQNPHFCRSALSRYTPQDFIGLVKRHRIGFHEKHKGQLFCDDSAEDIIAMLKAECEAGKVSWRMPCTVHEVGKSGELFRVATSAGEIEAASLVIATGGLSIPKIGATDFAYRIARQFDLKLVETRPGLVPLTFDGKAWQSLTELAGIALEVEVETGVKKERGHFLEDLLFTHRGLSGPAILQISSFWKPGTPLTLNLLPQLDVADTLIEGKGRLKKNLGNLLAQWLPNRLAEGWLKINGFDAGARIADMPDKSLKKLGDSLNRWVILPSGSEGYRKAEVTLGGVDTRELSQQTMMAGKVPGLHFIGEAMDVTGWLGGYNFQWAWASGVAAGSAV; encoded by the coding sequence ATGAGCAAGAATAATCCCGATCATTTTGATGTCGCCATCATCGGCGCCGGCGCGGCTGGCATGATGTGTGCCGCCGTGGCCGGCCAGCGCGGCCGGCGAGTGGTGCTGATCGACCACGCCGGCAAGCTGGCCGAGAAGATCCGCATCTCCGGCGGTGGTCGCTGCAATTTCACCAATGTGGGCGCGGGTCCGCAGCACTATCTCTCGCAAAATCCGCATTTCTGCCGCAGCGCCTTGTCGCGGTATACACCGCAGGATTTCATCGGGCTGGTCAAGCGGCATCGCATTGGTTTCCATGAAAAGCACAAGGGGCAGCTCTTCTGCGATGACTCCGCCGAGGACATCATCGCCATGCTCAAGGCCGAGTGCGAGGCGGGCAAGGTCAGCTGGCGCATGCCCTGCACGGTGCACGAGGTGGGCAAGAGCGGCGAGCTGTTCCGCGTGGCCACCAGTGCCGGCGAGATTGAAGCCGCGAGCCTGGTGATTGCGACGGGCGGCTTGTCCATCCCCAAGATCGGGGCTACCGATTTCGCCTATCGCATCGCCCGCCAGTTCGACTTGAAGCTGGTGGAGACGCGTCCCGGCCTGGTGCCGCTGACCTTCGATGGCAAGGCCTGGCAGTCGCTCACCGAACTGGCCGGTATTGCGCTGGAAGTGGAGGTGGAGACGGGCGTCAAGAAGGAGCGCGGACATTTCCTCGAAGACCTGCTGTTCACCCATCGTGGCTTGTCGGGGCCGGCCATCCTGCAGATTTCCAGTTTCTGGAAACCGGGCACGCCGCTGACGCTGAACCTGTTGCCGCAACTGGATGTGGCCGACACGCTCATCGAGGGCAAGGGCAGGTTGAAGAAGAATCTTGGCAATCTGCTGGCGCAGTGGCTGCCCAACCGCCTGGCCGAAGGCTGGCTCAAGATCAATGGCTTCGATGCCGGTGCGCGCATTGCCGACATGCCCGACAAATCCCTGAAGAAGCTGGGCGATTCGCTCAATCGCTGGGTCATCCTGCCCAGCGGCTCGGAGGGCTACCGCAAGGCCGAGGTCACGCTGGGCGGGGTGGATACGCGCGAGCTGTCGCAGCAGACCATGATGGCCGGCAAGGTGCCGGGCCTGCATTTCATCGGCGAGGCCATGGACGTCACCGGCTGGCTCGGTGGCTACAATTTCCAGTGGGCCTGGGCCTCAGGTGTGGCGGCGGGTTCGGCGGTATGA
- the rpsU gene encoding 30S ribosomal protein S21, whose product MTTIRVKENEPFEVAMRRFKRTIEKTGLLTELRAREFYEKPTAERKRKLAAAVKRHYKRIRSQQLPKKLY is encoded by the coding sequence ATGACCACTATTCGCGTTAAAGAGAACGAGCCGTTCGAAGTTGCAATGCGTCGCTTCAAGCGCACCATCGAGAAGACCGGTCTGCTGACCGAACTGCGCGCACGCGAGTTCTACGAAAAGCCGACCGCTGAGCGCAAGCGCAAGCTGGCTGCTGCCGTGAAGCGTCACTACAAGCGTATCCGCAGCCAACAGCTGCCGAAGAAGCTGTACTAA
- a CDS encoding GatB/YqeY domain-containing protein, whose protein sequence is MGLKEQITEDMKAAMRAKDMGKLGTIRLLTAAMKQKEVDERVELTDAHVLAIIDKMVKQRKDSIAQFEAGGRQDLADVEKAELAVLSTYMPASLSDDEIKAEVQAAVAATGAAGPQDMGKVMGVLKPKLAGRADMTAVSALVKAALAS, encoded by the coding sequence ATGGGTTTGAAAGAGCAGATCACGGAAGACATGAAGGCCGCCATGCGCGCCAAGGACATGGGCAAGCTGGGCACGATCCGCCTCTTGACCGCCGCGATGAAGCAGAAGGAAGTCGATGAACGCGTCGAACTGACCGACGCTCACGTGCTGGCCATCATCGACAAGATGGTCAAGCAGCGCAAGGATTCGATTGCACAGTTCGAAGCCGGCGGTCGCCAGGACCTGGCTGACGTCGAGAAGGCGGAACTGGCTGTCTTGTCCACCTACATGCCGGCCAGCCTGTCGGATGACGAGATCAAGGCCGAAGTTCAGGCCGCCGTGGCTGCCACGGGCGCTGCCGGTCCGCAGGACATGGGCAAGGTCATGGGCGTGTTGAAGCCCAAGCTGGCCGGACGTGCCGACATGACGGCCGTGTCCGCGCTGGTCAAGGCCGCGCTGGCTTCGTAA
- the dnaG gene encoding DNA primase, with protein sequence MIPQSFIQDLLNRVDIVDVVGRYVQLKKGGANFMGLCPFHNEKSPSFTVSPTKQFYHCFGCGAHGTAISFLIEYSGMGFVEAVKDLAQNVGMVVPEREDSIPLAQRQEKQARSMALSDVMSRANDFYRHQLRGAQPAIAYLKGRGLTGEIAARFGLGYSPDEWDSLRQVFPDYENEVLVESGLVIDKSEEGGGHRKRYDRFRGRIMFPIRNTKGQVIGFGGRVMDGGEPKYLNSPETPLFQKGSELYGLFEARQAIREAGYVLVTEGYMDVVALAQLGFPQAVATLGTACTPIHVQKLVRQTDEVIFSFDGDNAGRRAARRALEACLPHASDNKTIKFLFLPKEHDPDSYVREMGAPAFEEQIREAMPLSQFLLKEIIGENDLRTPEGRAHAQFAAKPLLQALPASGLRLQIVRSVAQATQTTPAELEVLFELEKPVARVRSAPPRTKRSAPLGLERQIMRLLVAHPQLSADLDAAALEAIARIAPDQAEMLTHLVGVARGMGEQANFAALVEHLREGGPEFDSMIAEIAAESESEFDVVRAEMAGAIRQARIRALDEEMQMLVASNLRTEEERNRYRELMQRKEWLKRQTGGAVAAG encoded by the coding sequence GTGATTCCTCAGTCGTTCATTCAGGACCTGCTCAACCGCGTCGATATCGTCGACGTGGTAGGCCGCTATGTGCAACTGAAGAAGGGTGGCGCCAATTTCATGGGCCTGTGCCCCTTCCACAACGAGAAATCGCCCAGCTTCACCGTCAGTCCGACCAAGCAGTTCTATCACTGCTTCGGCTGCGGGGCGCACGGGACGGCGATCAGTTTCCTGATCGAGTATTCCGGCATGGGTTTCGTGGAAGCGGTTAAGGACCTGGCCCAGAACGTGGGCATGGTGGTGCCCGAGCGCGAGGACAGCATTCCCCTGGCGCAGCGCCAGGAAAAGCAGGCCAGGAGCATGGCCTTGTCCGACGTGATGTCGCGCGCCAACGATTTCTATCGTCATCAGCTGCGCGGTGCCCAGCCGGCCATTGCCTACCTGAAGGGACGCGGGCTGACCGGCGAGATTGCCGCGCGCTTCGGCCTCGGCTATTCGCCTGACGAGTGGGATAGCCTGCGCCAGGTGTTCCCCGATTACGAGAACGAGGTGCTGGTCGAGTCCGGCCTCGTGATCGACAAGAGCGAAGAGGGTGGTGGCCATCGCAAGCGCTATGACCGCTTCCGTGGACGCATCATGTTCCCCATCCGCAATACCAAGGGCCAGGTGATCGGCTTTGGCGGTCGCGTGATGGATGGCGGTGAGCCCAAGTACCTGAACTCGCCCGAAACACCGCTGTTCCAGAAGGGCAGCGAACTCTACGGCCTGTTCGAGGCGCGCCAGGCGATCCGCGAAGCCGGTTACGTGCTGGTCACCGAAGGCTATATGGATGTGGTGGCGCTGGCCCAGCTGGGTTTCCCGCAGGCGGTGGCTACGCTCGGTACGGCTTGTACGCCGATACACGTGCAGAAGCTGGTGCGCCAGACCGATGAAGTGATCTTCAGCTTCGACGGCGACAACGCCGGCCGCCGCGCCGCGCGCCGCGCGCTGGAGGCTTGCCTGCCGCATGCCTCGGACAACAAGACCATCAAGTTCCTGTTCCTGCCCAAGGAGCATGATCCCGACAGTTACGTGCGCGAAATGGGCGCGCCGGCCTTTGAGGAGCAGATCCGCGAAGCCATGCCGCTGTCGCAGTTTCTGTTGAAGGAAATCATCGGCGAGAACGATCTGCGCACGCCTGAAGGCCGCGCCCATGCGCAGTTTGCTGCCAAGCCGTTGCTGCAGGCCTTGCCGGCTTCCGGTTTGCGTTTGCAGATCGTGCGCAGCGTGGCCCAGGCAACGCAAACCACGCCGGCCGAGCTGGAAGTGCTATTCGAGCTGGAAAAGCCCGTGGCTCGCGTACGCAGCGCCCCGCCGCGCACCAAGCGCAGCGCCCCGCTCGGGCTGGAGCGCCAGATCATGCGGCTGCTTGTGGCGCATCCGCAACTGTCTGCCGACCTCGATGCAGCGGCGCTGGAAGCCATCGCCCGCATCGCGCCGGACCAGGCCGAGATGCTCACGCACCTGGTCGGCGTGGCCCGGGGCATGGGTGAGCAGGCCAACTTTGCTGCGCTGGTCGAGCACCTGCGCGAGGGTGGTCCCGAGTTCGACTCGATGATCGCGGAAATCGCGGCCGAGTCGGAATCCGAATTCGATGTGGTGCGGGCCGAGATGGCCGGTGCCATCCGCCAGGCCAGGATCCGCGCCCTCGATGAGGAGATGCAGATGCTGGTGGCCTCCAATCTGCGCACCGAGGAAGAGCGCAACCGCTATCGCGAGCTGATGCAGCGCAAGGAATGGCTCAAGCGCCAGACCGGCGGCGCAGTCGCAGCGGGTTGA